A genomic segment from Streptomyces sp. NBC_00459 encodes:
- a CDS encoding GAF domain-containing protein produces the protein MPDDRPPPPASSPPPLPPRLEAVLGIGTDLELRTTLQHIVDGAAELTGARYAGLGMADPGLDGLVEIRKADLGRAEREGVTVIDVPIHVDDKEFGRLYLAEKLDGTQFSDEERELLGVLAAQAGIAIGNARLYEAARQRERWIEGAAAVTTALLTGGADDDALMTVANRARLLADAAAGVILQPTEAGGMEIVTASTLDDAGDIVGTTIAPGSPVLVQLLGGEPVFVDDSATDPRMTTPVRHRFGPSMLLPLQAEGRLIGTLALPRRRGERPYTDVERLLATQFASQAALALVLADARRRRARLAVYEDRDRIARDLHDLVVQRLFATGMMLESTQRRAAGDDTVCEILGHAVDELQATVQEVRTTIFALQQPPADAPTTLRGKVLREAAGAAAVLGRRPSVRFTGPVEHRVPSPVAAQLLTALRRALATAVRRPAVTRVAVTVDATATLPDGRDGVRLTVYDDGVSGDDTTHPGAGTTVIWQAPLGDGTLE, from the coding sequence ATGCCGGACGACAGGCCCCCGCCTCCCGCCTCTTCCCCGCCTCCTCTGCCGCCCCGTCTCGAAGCCGTGCTCGGCATCGGTACCGATCTCGAACTGCGCACGACCCTCCAGCACATCGTGGACGGCGCGGCCGAGTTGACCGGTGCCCGGTACGCGGGACTCGGGATGGCCGACCCCGGGCTCGACGGCCTCGTGGAGATCCGCAAGGCCGATCTGGGGCGCGCCGAACGGGAGGGCGTCACCGTCATCGACGTACCGATCCACGTCGATGACAAGGAGTTCGGGCGGCTGTATCTCGCCGAGAAACTCGACGGTACGCAATTCAGCGACGAGGAAAGGGAGTTGCTGGGGGTACTGGCCGCGCAGGCCGGAATCGCGATCGGCAACGCCCGGTTGTACGAGGCCGCACGGCAGCGCGAGCGCTGGATCGAGGGTGCCGCCGCCGTCACCACCGCGCTGCTCACCGGTGGGGCCGACGACGACGCGCTGATGACCGTCGCCAACCGCGCCCGGCTCCTCGCCGACGCCGCCGCCGGCGTCATCCTGCAACCGACGGAAGCCGGTGGCATGGAGATCGTGACCGCCTCCACCCTGGACGATGCCGGTGACATCGTCGGGACCACCATCGCCCCGGGAAGTCCCGTCCTCGTCCAACTCCTCGGCGGAGAGCCGGTGTTCGTCGACGACTCGGCGACCGATCCGCGGATGACCACCCCGGTGAGGCACCGGTTCGGGCCCAGCATGCTGCTGCCCCTGCAGGCCGAGGGACGGCTGATCGGCACGCTCGCGCTGCCGCGCCGACGCGGGGAGCGCCCGTACACCGACGTGGAACGGCTCCTCGCGACGCAGTTCGCCTCGCAGGCCGCCCTCGCGCTCGTCCTCGCCGACGCCCGGCGCCGCCGGGCCCGTCTCGCGGTGTACGAGGACCGCGACCGGATCGCCCGCGACCTGCACGATCTCGTCGTCCAACGGCTGTTCGCCACCGGCATGATGCTGGAGTCCACCCAGCGCCGGGCCGCGGGCGACGACACGGTGTGCGAGATCCTCGGGCACGCTGTCGACGAGCTCCAGGCGACCGTCCAGGAGGTCCGGACGACCATTTTCGCCCTCCAGCAGCCCCCGGCCGACGCACCGACCACCTTGCGCGGCAAGGTACTTCGGGAGGCGGCCGGTGCGGCGGCGGTGCTCGGCCGCCGGCCCTCCGTCCGCTTCACCGGCCCCGTCGAGCACCGCGTCCCGTCCCCCGTCGCCGCCCAGCTCCTGACCGCCCTGCGCCGCGCCCTCGCCACCGCCGTCCGTCGCCCCGCCGTCACCCGCGTCGCAGTCACGGTCGACGCGACGGCGACCCTGCCGGACGGTCGGGACGGCGTACGGCTGACGGTGTACGACGATGGCGTCAGCGGCGATGACACAACACACCCAGGCGCGGGTACGACGGTCATCTGGCAGGCCCCGCTGGGAGACGGCACCCTGGAGTGA
- a CDS encoding DUF4231 domain-containing protein, producing MRTGTPGPSVTLSDSDLPPLFRISDHRALVRQGESFRAVRTQLVTLLLATTAAMLAERLDSHIPAALAAMLYAMTIAVGLHTARRRARAHWRAHRDVAELLKSLAWQYMVHGGPFHSRVIDPDGLFAERLEGRLAELRKVGWVDDSRNGTRARGIGQITPAMRAVRAKPFAARRDIYLRDRLLEQFVWHRNKAAQTHRSSVHWSSVTAVLTLLALLSAGLRALGVIGGWDLTGLLSAAAAAGVAWQEVRRHRPLAYAYGLIKQDLDMLRTTMSRTVTEAAWAEAVADAERLVSPQHTDWVVRFG from the coding sequence ATGCGGACGGGAACTCCAGGGCCCAGTGTGACCTTGAGCGACAGCGACCTGCCACCGCTCTTCCGGATAAGTGACCATCGCGCGCTGGTCAGGCAAGGAGAATCGTTTCGCGCGGTGCGCACCCAACTCGTGACCCTGCTCCTCGCGACCACGGCCGCCATGCTCGCGGAACGTCTTGACAGTCATATTCCGGCGGCATTGGCGGCCATGCTGTACGCGATGACCATCGCCGTCGGCCTGCACACCGCACGCAGGCGGGCCCGGGCCCACTGGCGCGCCCACCGGGACGTCGCCGAGCTGCTCAAATCGCTGGCCTGGCAGTACATGGTGCACGGCGGGCCCTTCCACTCCCGGGTCATCGATCCCGACGGACTGTTCGCGGAGCGACTGGAAGGGCGGCTGGCGGAGCTGAGGAAGGTGGGGTGGGTCGACGATTCACGCAACGGGACCCGTGCCCGGGGAATCGGCCAGATCACCCCGGCCATGCGGGCGGTACGCGCCAAGCCCTTCGCGGCGAGACGGGACATCTATCTCCGCGACCGGCTGCTCGAACAGTTCGTCTGGCACCGCAACAAGGCGGCGCAGACGCACAGGTCCTCCGTCCACTGGTCGTCCGTCACCGCCGTACTGACCCTGCTGGCACTGCTGTCCGCCGGCCTCCGGGCCCTCGGTGTGATCGGCGGCTGGGATCTCACCGGTCTGCTCAGCGCCGCGGCGGCGGCGGGGGTGGCGTGGCAGGAGGTGCGCAGGCACCGGCCGCTGGCGTACGCGTACGGCCTCATCAAGCAGGACCTCGACATGCTGCGGACCACGATGTCCAGGACGGTGACGGAGGCGGCCTGGGCGGAGGCGGTGGCGGACGCCGAGCGGCTGGTCTCACCGCAGCACACCGACTGGGTGGTCAGGTTCGGCTGA
- the fxsBH gene encoding radical SAM/SPASM protein FxsBH, inactivated beta-hydroxylase extension form, whose protein sequence is MGTCWHHSRSRTRRLSRVTQIQELVLKIHSRCNIACDHCYMYELADQSWKSRPTVISEDTVTHVAQRLTSYAEAHRLDSVSVILHGGEPLLVGPERLRRICGEITRILSPVTTVDLRMHTNGMLLHRPQLEVLREFGVKVGVSLDGDRSANDRHRLDRRGRSSYDKVLAGIERLRSPEYRHLYMGLLCTVDIKNDPVVVHDALTALNPPGIDYLLPHSTWDNPPPPGITDSPTPYAEWLLRIFDRWEEQGRPMRVRTFDSVLSTLRGGPPLSEAMGLAPSDLAVVETDGTIEGADSLKAAYDGAPATGYDVFRHGFEEYARHPGVQARQLGIEGVSETCRRCPVVESCGGGLYAHRYSTTSGFDNPSVFCADLRAFVEGVAERITERAFAPAVHDTGELLFARDKLTRDLLQRMNDRAVGDPGPEPDSDSDWSEAWQALLSLDTDDRTAAELDAVLSHPYTRTALRLAWDGPADPALIAPLVVAAAVRSGAGTTLAWEHPAARLHLPTLGTLELPGPGRVEVTTDADGLLVRHKDGEGTERVPLTTPGADSSSGTARWRPLDNGGPLVDDADPFRDCFPAPVTEPLSPGEREGFRALLTRCYALMDERRPGWRSDPRTLVATVVTPLSQGAGVQLGRHAPGALGVAVDAEPDDFVRQLPRIGRRARLAALRETTDLAVPGSPAGHLLDEASEALASGCGGSASQSPDTDGRAVALKEAHQALTELAELPQRQLTETGTALADQLWAEWREEAGGRG, encoded by the coding sequence ATGGGGACTTGTTGGCACCATAGCCGCTCGAGGACCCGTAGGCTATCGCGGGTGACCCAAATCCAAGAACTGGTCCTGAAGATCCATAGCAGATGCAACATCGCTTGCGACCACTGCTATATGTACGAGCTGGCCGACCAGAGCTGGAAATCACGGCCCACGGTGATCTCCGAGGACACGGTCACACACGTCGCACAACGCCTCACGTCTTATGCTGAGGCCCACCGGCTCGATTCCGTCTCGGTCATTCTGCACGGCGGAGAACCCCTCCTCGTGGGCCCTGAGCGTCTCCGCCGCATCTGCGGGGAAATCACCCGCATCCTGTCTCCTGTCACCACCGTCGACCTCCGCATGCACACAAATGGAATGCTGTTGCACAGGCCTCAACTAGAGGTCCTCCGGGAATTCGGGGTAAAGGTCGGCGTCTCTCTCGATGGTGATCGTTCGGCCAATGACCGACATCGCCTGGACCGCAGGGGACGCAGCAGTTACGACAAGGTTCTGGCGGGAATCGAGCGGCTGCGTTCCCCTGAATACCGGCACCTTTACATGGGGCTGCTCTGCACGGTCGACATCAAGAACGACCCGGTCGTCGTCCATGACGCGCTCACCGCACTGAACCCGCCCGGGATCGATTACCTTCTTCCGCATTCGACATGGGACAACCCGCCGCCTCCCGGAATTACGGATTCCCCGACTCCGTACGCCGAATGGCTGCTCAGGATCTTCGACCGCTGGGAGGAACAGGGCCGCCCCATGAGGGTGCGCACCTTCGACTCCGTGCTCAGCACACTGCGTGGCGGCCCTCCTCTCAGCGAGGCCATGGGGCTGGCCCCGTCCGATCTGGCGGTCGTGGAGACCGACGGCACCATCGAGGGGGCCGACTCCCTCAAGGCCGCCTACGACGGGGCTCCGGCCACGGGATACGACGTCTTCCGGCACGGCTTCGAGGAGTACGCCCGCCATCCCGGAGTCCAGGCACGGCAGTTGGGCATCGAGGGCGTCAGTGAGACCTGTCGGCGGTGCCCGGTCGTCGAGTCCTGCGGGGGCGGGCTCTACGCACACCGGTACAGCACCACGTCGGGCTTCGACAATCCGTCCGTGTTCTGCGCGGACCTGCGCGCCTTCGTCGAGGGCGTCGCGGAGCGCATCACCGAGCGCGCATTCGCTCCCGCCGTCCACGACACCGGCGAACTGCTCTTCGCGCGGGACAAGTTGACGCGTGACCTGCTGCAACGCATGAACGACCGGGCGGTCGGGGATCCCGGACCGGAACCCGACTCCGACTCCGACTGGAGCGAGGCCTGGCAGGCCCTCCTGTCCCTGGACACGGACGACCGCACGGCAGCCGAACTGGACGCGGTGCTCTCGCACCCGTACACCCGTACCGCGCTGCGTCTGGCGTGGGACGGTCCCGCCGATCCGGCCCTGATCGCCCCACTGGTGGTGGCCGCTGCCGTGCGGTCGGGAGCCGGGACGACGCTGGCCTGGGAGCATCCGGCCGCCCGGCTGCATCTGCCGACCCTGGGCACCCTGGAGCTGCCCGGACCGGGCCGGGTCGAGGTCACGACCGACGCCGACGGCCTTCTCGTACGGCACAAGGATGGTGAGGGTACGGAGCGGGTGCCCCTCACCACTCCCGGTGCCGACTCGTCATCCGGGACCGCGCGTTGGCGGCCCCTGGACAACGGCGGGCCGCTCGTCGACGACGCCGACCCGTTCCGCGACTGCTTCCCCGCTCCCGTCACCGAACCGCTCTCCCCCGGTGAGCGGGAGGGCTTCCGTGCGCTGCTCACCCGGTGTTACGCGCTGATGGACGAGCGTCGGCCCGGTTGGCGAAGCGATCCGCGCACACTCGTAGCCACCGTCGTGACCCCGCTCTCCCAGGGCGCCGGAGTCCAGCTCGGCCGACATGCGCCCGGCGCCCTGGGGGTGGCCGTCGATGCCGAACCCGATGACTTCGTAAGGCAGTTGCCGCGGATCGGGCGGCGGGCCCGGCTCGCCGCACTGCGCGAGACGACGGATCTGGCGGTACCGGGCAGCCCGGCCGGACATCTGCTGGACGAGGCGAGCGAGGCACTGGCGTCGGGCTGCGGGGGCAGCGCCTCGCAGAGCCCCGACACGGACGGCCGCGCCGTCGCTCTCAAGGAAGCCCACCAAGCGCTCACCGAACTGGCCGAGCTGCCGCAGCGGCAGCTCACGGAGACCGGCACGGCCCTGGCAGACCAGCTGTGGGCCGAGTGGCGGGAAGAGGCGGGCGGGCGTGGCTGA
- a CDS encoding AAC(3) family N-acetyltransferase — MADPGELRQLLRTLAIRRGGVLMVHASLKHSGLRDTEVRDALLDVLGPAGTLVVPTFTQENSRTSRAHRALIRGLGERERAEYEASMLPYEPLTSPCRAAMGVLAECVRTSPGAVRSAHPQTSMAGIGPRAAELLDGHDPHCLLGERSPLARLYAAQAQVLLLRVGFEVCSAFHLAEYRTNPPRPRRTYECVVEEKGHWVSYEDTALDDSGFAALGGELPREMVAFGELAGRKATLVEMRPAVDFARDRMSGYRHGMT; from the coding sequence GTGGCTGACCCCGGTGAACTCCGCCAGCTGCTGAGGACGTTGGCGATCCGCCGGGGCGGCGTGCTGATGGTGCACGCGTCCCTGAAGCACAGCGGGCTGCGGGACACCGAGGTACGGGACGCCCTGCTCGACGTGCTCGGCCCGGCGGGGACGCTGGTTGTGCCCACCTTCACCCAGGAGAACTCCCGTACCTCGCGCGCCCATCGAGCCCTGATCCGCGGGCTGGGCGAACGGGAGAGAGCGGAGTACGAGGCCTCGATGCTGCCGTACGAACCGCTCACGTCACCCTGCCGGGCCGCCATGGGAGTGCTGGCCGAGTGCGTCCGGACCAGCCCAGGCGCCGTGCGCAGCGCCCATCCGCAGACATCGATGGCGGGGATCGGCCCGCGTGCCGCCGAACTTCTCGACGGACACGACCCGCACTGTCTGCTCGGGGAACGTTCACCGCTCGCCCGGTTGTATGCCGCTCAGGCCCAAGTCCTGCTGCTACGCGTGGGATTCGAGGTGTGCAGCGCGTTCCATCTCGCCGAGTACCGGACGAATCCGCCCCGCCCCAGGCGCACATACGAGTGTGTCGTCGAGGAGAAGGGCCATTGGGTCTCGTACGAGGACACCGCGCTGGACGACAGCGGCTTCGCCGCTCTGGGGGGCGAACTGCCGCGAGAAATGGTCGCGTTCGGTGAACTCGCGGGGCGGAAAGCGACTTTGGTCGAGATGCGGCCCGCCGTCGACTTCGCGCGCGACCGGATGTCCGGATATCGCCATGGAATGACGTGA
- a CDS encoding TIR-like protein FxsC, translating to MNIPARGQGSDNRPYFFLSYAHTPAWGSGGADPDHWVRVLFTDLCDHIMALTDLPAGAAGFMDREMRSGDGWPEKLSENLAACRVFVPLFSTRYFTSEMCGKEWYAFHERILRARNTGAGDVPAIVPAMWTHVDYGQLPDSVRHIHFDQATYGHRYATHGIYGLIKLKRLRDEYEEIVLDLAQRIVRVAHDSPLPPSRPRPYESTPSAFKPRGEGPRRIHLTVAAPTRDGIPEHRDKRPYGEDAQDWNPYHSESTRPLPAHAEELIRSLDYRITISSFDDEDPGGQDDDDEPANAAGDDIEKAPPGRPGILLVDRWALTDAERRERLRKFDLGARPWISAIVPWNRSDLQCHSEEGKQLAVELERTLPLILDRGRRTDCRMAVNGVPSLKAFTDVLPTVVAHTTRQYLKHAVAHPPAGPHVPRPRLMGPTHPPLPEAGDDNGGEA from the coding sequence GTGAACATACCCGCACGGGGACAGGGGTCGGACAACCGGCCCTACTTCTTTCTGAGTTACGCGCACACACCGGCGTGGGGATCGGGCGGAGCCGATCCCGACCACTGGGTGCGGGTGCTCTTCACCGATCTGTGCGACCACATCATGGCGCTCACCGATCTGCCCGCGGGCGCGGCGGGCTTCATGGACCGCGAGATGCGTTCCGGGGACGGCTGGCCGGAGAAACTCAGCGAGAACCTCGCCGCCTGCCGGGTATTCGTGCCGCTCTTCTCGACGCGCTACTTCACGAGTGAGATGTGCGGGAAGGAGTGGTACGCCTTCCACGAACGCATCCTGCGCGCCCGGAACACCGGCGCCGGGGATGTTCCCGCCATCGTCCCGGCCATGTGGACGCATGTCGACTACGGCCAACTCCCTGACTCCGTACGGCACATCCACTTCGACCAGGCCACCTACGGGCATCGGTACGCGACCCACGGCATCTACGGGCTGATCAAGCTGAAACGGCTGCGCGACGAGTACGAGGAGATCGTGCTCGACCTCGCCCAGCGGATCGTGCGGGTCGCCCACGACTCACCGCTGCCGCCCAGCAGGCCCCGACCGTACGAGTCGACGCCAAGCGCGTTCAAGCCGCGCGGCGAGGGCCCCCGCCGGATCCATCTGACGGTGGCCGCGCCGACCCGGGACGGTATCCCCGAGCATCGCGACAAACGCCCGTACGGTGAGGACGCCCAGGACTGGAATCCGTACCACTCGGAAAGCACCCGGCCACTGCCCGCGCACGCCGAGGAGCTGATCAGGTCGCTGGACTACCGGATCACGATCTCCTCCTTCGACGACGAGGACCCCGGCGGACAGGATGACGACGACGAGCCCGCGAACGCGGCCGGTGACGACATCGAGAAGGCTCCGCCGGGCCGGCCCGGCATCCTGCTCGTCGACCGGTGGGCACTCACCGACGCCGAACGCCGTGAACGGCTGCGGAAGTTCGATCTCGGCGCCCGCCCCTGGATCAGCGCGATCGTCCCCTGGAACCGGTCGGACCTGCAGTGTCACAGCGAGGAGGGCAAGCAACTGGCGGTGGAGCTGGAGCGCACGCTGCCGCTGATCCTCGACCGGGGCCGGCGCACCGACTGCAGGATGGCCGTCAACGGCGTACCCAGTCTCAAGGCCTTCACCGATGTCCTGCCGACCGTCGTGGCGCACACGACCCGGCAGTACCTCAAGCACGCGGTGGCTCACCCGCCCGCCGGCCCGCACGTGCCCCGGCCCCGTCTGATGGGCCCCACCCACCCGCCGCTCCCGGAGGCGGGAGACGACAACGGAGGAGAAGCATGA